TTTTTACGCCAAAGTAAATTGAATCAGCGTGTGGTGCTAAAAATTGATAATCCTTTGGTGTCAGAGCAACAAATGACATCGATTGTCGGCCAAGAATTTTTATTAGATCCTAAAAGTGATTTTGCAAGCTTGTGTCAGCCATACCAATAATACAAAAATGCCAGTCATATCTAAGACTGGCATTTTGGCTCACTCATTTAGCTGAGTGAATGGCTAAGATTGACAATCTAAAACAGACTTACCACGCCTTTTCTAAAATCTCGCGGCTAATATCTAAGCCCAAATCACCGGTTTCAGATAAAGCGGTCATCCCATGAGCCGCTAACGCAGCAATCACATCATCAATTTGAGCTTTGTCGATACCATAGTCTCGTAGACGGGTTTTTAAGCCAACTTGCTGGAAGAAAGCCTCAGTTTTATCGATAGCTTGATTAATTCTGCTGTCGTCATCACCTTCTGTAATATCCCAAACTCGCTCTGCAAATTGTAATAACTTGGCATGTTTCTGGGGTTTACGAACTCGCCATACCGAAGGTAATACTGCGGCTAGAGTTTGTGCATGATCAATACCAAAGATAGCGGTTAACTCATGACCTATCATGTGGGTCGTCCAGTCAAAAGGTACGCCAACCCCAATCATGCCATTTAAGGCTGATGTCGCACTCCACATTAAGTTAGCGCGCGCTTGATAATTGGTCGGCTCTGCCACTGTAATAGGGCCAATTTCAATTAAGGTACGCATAATACCTTCAGCCATTCTGTCTTGTACTCGGCCATCCACAGGGTAAGTGGCATATTGCTCAATGACATGCACAAACGCATCAACTACGCCATTAGCCACTTGAATTTTAGGTAAGCTGAAGGTCAATTCTGGATCAAGCATCGCAAATGTTGGGTAAACATTAGGGTGGTTTACAGGGAACTTGCCACCCTGATAGCTAACCACAGCAAAGGCGTTCATTTCTGATCCTGTTGCAGGCAAGGTAGCGATAACGCCAAGCGGGATCACTTTATCGTCAGCAACAGGTACAGGGGCAAAACCATGATACAGCAGGCTGGTGGTATCACCTTCAAACTGGGTGGCGAGGGCAATAAACTTAGTGCCATCCATCACAGAGCCGCCACCTACAGCCAATAAAAAATCGATGTTTTCTTTGCGGGCCACTTCAACGGCTTGCATTAAGGTGTCGTATTTAGGGTTGGCTTCAATACCAGCAAACTCAAATACGATACGATTACCAAGTGCAGCCTTCACTTTATCTAAGGTGCCAAAGCGCTTTACGCTGCCGCCACCATAAGTTATTAATACTCGTGCATTTGCTGGCACTAATTGATCAAGTTCTGCAATTCGGTCTTTACCAAAAACAACATGGGTAGGGTTACGATAATTAAAGTTCAGCATAGAGTTGTCACCTTATTTGTTGCATCAGCCACAGCGTGACGGAGCATGAAGTTAAGCAGGTTATCATGACGACGATAAGTGCCTTGTCATCACAATTAAATTTGATGGCATAATCATAAACCTCTGCCACAAAATAAACAGACACATAACTATTGTAATTGTGCCTATTCCTACTTATTTTTGTTTTAAATAGCATTTTAATTGTATTTTTGATGCACTTTTCTGCTTTGGTGGTAATCTTGTTGCATGATGTGTAACGAGTAGTAGCAATGACAGATATCGCAACATTAATGGCAGCATTAGCGCCAAAAGAAGGCGTGAATCCAACTCATTTAAAAGGCGTGCATGTTTTTAGAGGCTCGCAATATGGCGCACGTGGGCCTATGTGTTATTCACAGGGGATGCTATTTGTTGGGCAAGGTAAAAAGCGCCTGTATTTAGATGAGCAAACGTTTGATTACGACAGCCAAAATGCATTAGTGATGACGGTGCCATTGCCGGTGGAGTGTGAAACCTTTGCCAGCCCAGATGAACCTGTGTTGGTATTAATGGTCGATATTGATTTGGTGCAGTTGAATCACATTATTCGCTTGATGGATGAGCATAATCAAATACCCAAAAATTTGAATGAATCGCGTCAATCGGGATATTTT
This Shewanella aestuarii DNA region includes the following protein-coding sequences:
- a CDS encoding iron-containing alcohol dehydrogenase → MLNFNYRNPTHVVFGKDRIAELDQLVPANARVLITYGGGSVKRFGTLDKVKAALGNRIVFEFAGIEANPKYDTLMQAVEVARKENIDFLLAVGGGSVMDGTKFIALATQFEGDTTSLLYHGFAPVPVADDKVIPLGVIATLPATGSEMNAFAVVSYQGGKFPVNHPNVYPTFAMLDPELTFSLPKIQVANGVVDAFVHVIEQYATYPVDGRVQDRMAEGIMRTLIEIGPITVAEPTNYQARANLMWSATSALNGMIGVGVPFDWTTHMIGHELTAIFGIDHAQTLAAVLPSVWRVRKPQKHAKLLQFAERVWDITEGDDDSRINQAIDKTEAFFQQVGLKTRLRDYGIDKAQIDDVIAALAAHGMTALSETGDLGLDISREILEKAW